The Prinia subflava isolate CZ2003 ecotype Zambia chromosome 2, Cam_Psub_1.2, whole genome shotgun sequence genomic sequence GCTCTTCTGGGCTTTCAGTCCAGAACAGGTCTAAgcagtcccaagaaaaagaaagaaaacagtccagggaacgtctctgcctcagctagctaaaaaccaactaaaagcagaggagagctctgtcctgctgtctgtccatgctgcagacagcacagtccaggagcagaatggGGGCAGTGAGTGCAGTTctgcaaacaaaccccacactgcctcttcctccccctcgCTCTCAGAACCTGTCGTAAAGGCGTAGAACTCAATGTCCACCATAAACAGCACGGACAGTgggggatacaagcatcacaaagtcaccccaggacgTCTGTCAGGGTGGCACAAGGGGAGAGATGAGTTCTGTGATGGTGGCAGGAGCGTGGGGGGTCCTGGTGAAGACTCTCCCGTTGTGCCTGGGCAGGAGGCCGGCATGTGGAGCGAGGCCCTGCGCATCTGCAAGGAGTACGTGCCCGGCcggctgggagagctgcaggaggagtgtGCCAGAGAGGCTGGCAAGAAAGGCTCCAGGTAAGGAGTGCtgtgctcaggctgcaggagagagcCTGGAATCTCTTCCCCATGGCCATTTTGCTAATGCCTTACAGAGACAGCCTGATGGGATCCCTGACATCCACTTGTTTCCTTCTTGAGGACTCCGGACTTCTTACTGCATAGGTTTCCTATCATCCTTCCTTTTTGCTCTGGGAGGGTTATTTCTGCCATCCAAGATCTCCCAGATGGCATCTTGCCTCACTTACAAGTCTCCATGGTGTCCTGTAGTGCCATAGCATGTTCCAGGGTCTTTGGTCAGTTCTCAGCACTGTTCCATGTTCTCTGTCacatgctctgctctgtccgaggtccctgcctgcagtgtgcacctccctgccctctgcaggaTCTCTGGCTGATGCCAGTCCTGCTCACAGCCTGCATTCCTCCCTGCAGTGGATCcgaggggctgctggagcaggcacgGGAgtgggagcaggctggggaaTACGCCAGGGCAGTGGACTGCTACCTGAAGGTGCAGGATGCCAGCAACAGCGTCCTGGTGGAGAAGTGTTTACTGAAGGTACCCGTGGGGCTGTGACTCCCTTCACCTCTCTTCTGCCTGGaagctcctgcacagcctgagTGCACCTCAGAGatcccagcctctgcagggcacaggagagctgcgggctgcagtgactgcagggcTGAAAGCCTTCATAGCTGTTCTCTTGAGCCATGACAGGCTGTGCTTATCCTGCATGGTGCTGCCTCCCGTGCTCTGGCACCACTGCCTGTGGCAGGCCCTGTCTGTGTGCCCAGGGCTCCTTGcgctgaggagctgcagctcatgACTCAGCCCTTGCTAGAGGAGCAGCTTCTCGTGCTCTGTGCCCCCAGCCTTTGTGCTGCATTCTTGCTCATGCTTCTCACTCACTCCCATGTCCTTGTACCAACTTCAGCAATTATGTCCTTGTCTGATCTTCTATGTGTGGAAGTAGCTGGGCTTTGCTCCTCTGACTTGTCAAAACAACCTGCCATTTGTCCCTTTCCTCCATCCTTCGAGGGCTTCCAGCTGCCAGTCTTTTAGCTAGGACTGAGCACTTCCCAGCTTCATCCTACTCTCCCACCATTTTAATCAATTGAGCTGCTGACAATTCCTCCTCAcaggctgctgagctggctgtgAAGTTCTTGGGTCAGTCACGGAGCGTGGAAGTGACACGGACTGTGGCTCCTCAGCTGGTGGCCATGAAGAAATACAGCATGGTGAGCTctggctcctgccccagcctggagaagtgaCACTGGAAGGGAGAGCCCTAACCAAGGGAGGGAGGTCAGGTTGCCCTGGGGTGAGGGGTGAACGGATGGCCCTGTCTAGAGGCAGGCCATGCAGAATCTTCAAGGAGGATGAAAGACGGGAATGAATCAAGTCCTGGAATAGTGTGAGAGAGCCAGGCCGTGGGAGAGGCAGGAAGCAGAGGAGAGGCTCATCTTTTGGGAAGAGACTTTCTGTTGTGTCTGTGTGATGGTCCAGCACCAGCCTCAGCCTGGGATACAGGGGACCCTTGGAGTTTTGTCTCCCATGGAGCTGTCTCtggccctgcaggcagctgagctcTACCTGAACTTGGACCTCATCCGAGAAGCTATCGATGCCTTAATTGAGGGGGAGGAATGGAGCAAGGCCAAGCACATAGCCAAGGAGTTCGACCCCAGGTATGCCCTGAACTTTGCAAACCGTACCCTTCTTGTTCCCCATCCACCCCAGCTGatcccttgtcctgtctttgCTGTCCTGTTGCCCCTAAGTTTCCTGGACTCTCCCCACAGTGGCCTTCCCAGGCTCCACAGGGTACACTCTCCACAGCTGCCCTTCCCAAGCCATTTAACATTCTGACCCTTTTCTATTGCCACCCATCCCACAGAAATTGTTATCCCCTTTTGTTTCACCCCTTGCCATAATTCTGTGCATGCGCTCCCTTCTGAAAGCCCTGTGATCCATTGTTCTCCTCACGTATTGGATTGTGAGGAGCTGCTTAGACCCTTTCCTTCCCCATCCGTCTGTGCACCAGCAGcaagacacagcacagctggaatcTGCTAGTTCCAAGGCTGAATCCAGCCTCTGCACTGATGCAAGGTGTGAGTCTTGCTGCATTTTGGGATTCTTTCTACCCACAGGTCAGAGGAGTATGTGGACCAACGTTACAAGGAGTATTtgaaaaaacaaggaaaggtGGATTCGGTATGTATTTGGGATGCCTCACAGGCTGGGAAGTGATGTCAGGGCCTGTGCAGATCCTTGGGGCCTTTCTCATGGGCCTTTTGCCTGACTATGAGTATGAGTGAGCAGTCTGTATGTGCTGTGAGCCATGGCTACTGCATGCCagaccacagaatcacagaagggtttgggtgggaaaggatcTTAAAGCTTATCTCAAGCTCATCTCATTGCACCTCCTGCATGCATTGCTAGGTCATGTCCAATTTGTTGTCCACCaacacccccaagtccttctcctctgggctgctctccatcccttcTCCACCCAGGCTGCATCTGTGCGTGGAGTTGCTCTGACCCAGGTGCAGAACCTgtcacttggccttgttgaccTTCGTAAGGTTCACATGGGCCAGCATCTTCTGCCTGACCAGGTCCCTCTCAGTGGAACTTGGGTCACACAGGCTCTGTGATTTCATGCTGTGGAGGGGGAgagactggggaaaaaatacacGGGTGACCTGATGGCTGCATGATGTGGGTAGGTAGCATGGCCTGCACAGGGAATTCATGGCTGTTTCCATCCTCAGCTGGTGGGAATTGATGTCATGGCAGCTCTGGATACATatgcaaagcaggagcagtgggaaAAGTGCCTGGAGGTTGCAGCTAAGCAGGTGAGTGCTTGTGTGAGCCCTCAGGGACAGACCTGGGGTCCTGGGGTGGGTgggcagcctgcagagcactgcagagctcaggaagCACCACACCACTGTCCCATCGTGGCCAGTCAGGATGAGTGGGGAAGTGCTAGAACCTTCAAGCATATTGTGTTTAAATTTTGTGATTAATGGAGCATTGGAAGAAACTAAATGAGTTGTTTGGGCTGGAAGTAATTGGTACCATGGAAACAGGGATTTGTAGAAGAAAGCCTTCTATGTTCATGAGTGTGGTGGTGTCAGTCAGAATGAGACATCCTAGTCAGGAAAGCAAATTtgacatttttcagttttactgaCCTGAAACTAACAAAATTACCTCAGCAGAAtaataaaatggagaaaagcaaaatgaaactgCTTTACAGTCCTCTTTCAAGGCAGTAACAGGAGAAGACAGCTCTCGATTACCAGGATGGTTTGTATTCCGTGGTTATTGATTGGTTATTGAACAGTTATTGGTTAAATGGTTGCTGATAATGGAGGTAGTGAAGGGTGGGTAGTTCTTTGGAGTGAGGTATTGATTCAGACTGAATAACAGGGCAATAATAACAGGGCAGCCTTGGCAACAGTGTCTGCAGTTAGTGGGGACATCACAGCTTGTCACTCAAGCCAGCACTGAAGCCTTGCAAAAGCACTGGGAATGTCTGGGACTGTGGTTTCACAACTTTGGTTCCAACAACCTAAGTTTGGCTTCTGCTAGAGTGAACTTGGTGTTTCTTAGACCTGGGCTTCTCTGTGATGCAGATGGTCTCTGTTGTAGTCATTGTTCTCTTGGGAGGCTCCTGTGTTGAGATTCTGCTTATCAGGAGCCACAGAGTTACTGCACACTCCATTTAATGGGAAAGACTCAGCTAGTTCATTGGATTGGGCACCACAAGGCCACACTGAGTCCAAGATCTTGGTGTCTGCCTGTGCCTCTAAGAGAGCATTAGCATGACCCTTTTCAGTGACCAGTGCAGAACATAATCCCTTTGACTCAGCTGCTCTACAGTGATTATCCAGCAAAAATGGGACATTTATCAAAACAGGCCACATACCAGCTTTAATCTTTATCCTTTTATCTTTATACTGAACATGGTGCTTCACCAGCACCCCACCTGTGTGTTCGAGTTCTGGACATCTGCTGGGACACTGGTCTTTTTTCTGCATAATAAACCTGCTTCCATTGCTCCGTTTTTAGCAGGATTGCACGTTTTATgccattttcttcctctcattACTATATTTATGCATGTGTGAAGCAGTTCTTTCCTCTTTTGAATTTCTGTGAGGCCAGTAGCAGTCCTCAGCAGTGTCTGTGGGGTCAGCACAGGTATGAGCAGCACTCTCAGGAGGTCTGCAGTCCTGGAGCTGTGACAGTGTGTGGATAATGGACCTAGAGCATCTTTGTAAATTATACATCTTCACCCAGGGCTTCAGTTACTTTCTTTGTTAGACTAAGGGCTGCTTTGCAAGGGTAGCCTTGTTGACAGTAGTAGAGGTGCTGCATCCTTCAGGTGTTTGGCAGTATTCCTTTGGCAGGTGGTGAACAGCTGGAAAACTGCTGTATTTGCATGTGTGGAGGATCAGCACAGCATCAGCTAGCCAAGATAAAGGTGTCAGTGGGGCCCAGATCAAAACCCAGGCGTGCTGAGGGCAGGCTGGCTCTGATTACCTTCTCACCTTTGGGACTCAGGTGTGTGGGGTTGTGCACACACGGCTGAATCCATCTCACCAAGTGGCAAGTCTTCAGTTCCTGGGTCTCACgctgctgctttctgtcttCTGCAGAGCTATCCAGTCCTGCACAAGTACATTGCTCTGTATGCAACACACCTGATCTGTGAGGGCAGCTGGGATAAAGCCCTGCGCCTCTACGTGGAGCATGGAGCACCTGCCAACCCCCAGGTAACCAGGGCAGCACCGTGTCCCGGGGGCTGTGATCACTGCATTTGCCAggctcccagctgagctgggattGCCTCATGTCCTGCGTGTCCAGCCCTGCAGTGGATCCTTCCAGGGGGCTGAAGGAAATCTCCCAGCGTATTCTGcatgggaaggagcaggggaagttgagtttgtgtttgttttgagcACCTTGAGCACCAAGTTCAGAACAACAGGAACCTTTTGCCTCTCTGAGAGCACTGGCTGCAGTGCCATCCTTCCATCCTTTCCTGtttccctgccttccccccAGCACCCTTTCCAGCCAAGgatctgcagcactgctgctctgggagcctTTTCCTTGGCCTGTGCTTGCAGCAGGAGAGCTCAGAGTCTGCTCACTCCCTGTCTGTGTCCTTCCACACTTCTCTCCCTTTTGCTGCAGAATTTCAACATCTATAAGCGCCTCTTTGTGGAGATGGTGAATGCGCCGGGCATGAACTGTGCAGAGGCGTACTCCAGCTGGGCTGGCCTGAGGGACATGCTGCTCAGTCTGGTGAGTGAGACCACAGCCACCACTgcctgctcagctgggctggccTCAGGGACATGCTGCTCAGTCTGGTGAGTGAGACCACAGCCACCACTgcctgctcagctgggctggccTCAGGGACATGCTGCTCAGTCTGGTGAGTGAGACCACAGCCACCACTgcctgctcagctgggctggccTCAGGGACATGCTGCTCAGTCTGGTGAGTGTGGACATGCCACCACTGCCTGTTCAGCTGGGCTGGCCTCAGGGACATGCTGCTCAGTCTGGTGAGTGAGACCACAGCCACCACTGCCTGCTCAGCTCCCACCCCcaggggggacaggggcagcGTGTTTAGAACACAAGCTAAGGGTAAAGAGCTGGCAGTGTGCACAGCAGGCAGACAGGATCCTTGGAGTGGATGTGGCTGAGCaagagaaggcagagaaggaGACCCAGTGCTCCAGGCCAGATCCTAGGAGTGTGTCTGGACActgcccctgcagagctccGTGGGTCACTGCAGCGTGGGAGCTGTCATGATGTCCTCATCCTGCACCCATATTCAGCAGCTTGCATGGGGAAAGCACAGAGCTACTGAGCCTGGAAATAGAGTCCTCCCCATCTCCCCATGGATGCTTAGAGCCTTCTGCTCCTCATTCCTGTCCAGAACACCTCAGCCAGAGACCATGATTGCCTTATCTCTGTTTCTGTCCCACAAATACCTACTTTGAGTGTAAGCAAAATCCAAAAATCCTTGCTTTGTGCACCCAGGCtcaccccagtgctgctgttgcagTGCTGGTGCCTGTCCCTGGCTCCCACAGCCTCCTTCCTGCAGCGTGCCGAGGCACAGCCCTTGTTCAGTGCCAGAGGTCTCTGACAGTTCACacccttccctctcctgtctCACCTGGCTGAGAggtgcccctgtgccctgctgctctcagtgctgccgtttctctccccagtgtgaggccttgctgaagtctgGCGAGGGGAGTGCCCCGGTGCAGGAGGAGTTTGAGCGGATGCTGCTCGTCTCTCACTACTGCGCCACCCGCGCCGCCGTGCAGGGCCTGCAGCTGGTGAGCCCTGgggcccctctgccccctccccaccctggggGGACCCTGGGggcctgcagggccagggctgttCAGGGGTTACTGTTCCACTCCACAAATCAACACCGTGTGTGAGAATGGGGCTGCATTGGTCTGGCAGCCCTCCACTGGCAGGGGGCACTGGAGATGGTGGGCACTGCCCCAGCCActgtggctgagctgcagaccagggcaggagctgatcCGTGTGCTTGGCATGACTTGTgagagcagaggtgcaggagcaggagaggagaaaatcAGGGGTCACAAAAAAACCTGGTCTTCCCTGGAGGGGGATGGCTTCCTCTCTGCTGTCCTGGGCTCCAAGAGCTGCTGGGCTTCACATGCGGTCTTCAGAGCAGATCATCTGCCCAGGGCTTCAGCAGGTGCTGGTCCTGTGTGCTGGGCCTCtttggggggctctgggagctccTGTTTGGAGGTATCTCAAGGCTCTGTGACTCCTCTGGAGTCTTGTGTGCACTGGGATTTGTTCTTGGCCTCCCTGCTGAAGTCTTGACCCGTGTGGGATTGTGGAATTGTTCTAGAACTCTGGATGGATGTGGGACTGGAATTGTGATGGAGAaggctgggaaaaggaaaaggagccCTGTAAAAGCCACAGGGAAGACTGGGACTTTCCCATGGCTGTGTGTGTGGATGTTGGGGGTCCAGAAACATGTCGGACAGCAAGAGCCAAGGCTGATGTCTTGGAAACCTGTACAGATCTCACAGTTGTGGAATGTTGAGGTGCTGGGCAGTCTATTTGGGACTGTGAAGAAGGGGTGACCTTGACATTTCTTGTGTGACAATGGGTATCTGGCAGCAGAAGAGTGAAATTACCCTTCAGTTCCTCACCCCTGCTCCAAAATTCTTACATAATTgcatacaagaaaaaaattattgagaCTTGTGGCTGGAATGGGTTTcttggagaggctggagagtcTCCATTCCTTGAGATGTCAGAACCTGACCAGGCATGTTCCTGAACCAGGCATgaagctgcctctgctttgccTGGGGCTAGGGTCAGGATTTGGGAACTGCCAGCAGTGTCAAGCCAGCAATGCCTTCCAACCTCACCTGCTCTGTGACTTAGATGGGGGATGTTTGGGTGTGGCTTCTGGTGAAAAATAGCAGGGCTTATAAAGCAGGAGAGTTTCACCCTCAGTCCCATGTGCTCTGTAGTGAGGGAACTCAGGGTCTGGACTGAAGGTTTTGACCTGTTTTACCTGTAGGGCATGTATGGGTGTAGAGTCCTTGCTGTGAGTCTGTGGTTATGCCATGAGATCCCTTGcagcctgtttttcctttgctgaatTGTGGCTTTGCTGTCCGTGTGCCCCAGGACATGGTGGCTGCCCAGCTGTCCATCTCCCTGCTGCGCCACACGGATCTGCTCCCTGCAGACAAGGCTTTCTACGAGGCTGGGATGGCTGCCAAGGTAAGGGCCAGACAAGGGCACTGGGCACCCTGGGCTCAGGGATTCTCAGCTTTATCTTCCCAAGTCCTCCCTTGGCTGCTGGACTCTGCCACTGGAGCTGTTCCTCAAGCGGCTGGCCAGACCTCAGCCAGTGAGCAGATGGGGCCTACAGACCCCGGGGTGCACAGAGGCCACATTGTGGTTCTGTCAGTGTGGATGAgactgctcagctctgctctgcatcccccagtctgcctgggagctgtgacacgtggcagggacagcagcatgTCCTCGCTGCCTGGACCTAGCTGTGCAGTAATAGAATTATGGGATGGTTTATGtgggaaggggccttaaagctcatcttgttccattccctccatgggcagggacaccctgagcagagcaggctgctccaagccccgtgGAGCCTGGTCATGGTGCCTGGCTGCACTCTGTGGGACAGCCTGTGGTGCTGAGCTGGTTGTGCAAGGGATTCAGTCTTTGGGGAGAGCGAGCTGGAATGTGCAATCCCCTTGGCcattccctgggctgcaggcaggacaccGTGGCACAAACAGAGGCACATCCTTCCCGGGCGGGGCTCTGGGAGAAGAACTGGCTGTGAGGGTGAGCTGCCCAGTCTCACTCAGGGTTCCTATCCCCACCAGGCAGTCGGCTGGGAGAAcatggcatttgtcttcctgAACCGCTTCCTGGACCTCTCAGATGTGAGTGTGGCCTGGGGGGAGGGCTGTCTCTGAAATGGGCTCTGGGGCCACCACAGGGCCCCTGAggctcctggggcagcacaCTACAGCTTGTGCTGGTGCAGAgagcccccaaaccccactgagTGTGAGCCTGGGGAGCAGTGGGCACCCTCACACCCCTGTGGGAGGACCTGCCACGCAGGgcacctgcacagccctggccaaGCCACCCTGGGCGTGCCAATGTCACCGTGCACATGGCAGCCAGGGACACACGGGCCTGACAGCCTGGGCCTGAAATCCTCCTGGCTGCAGATGCCAGTACAGCTTCCAGGGTGATCCCACTCGAGGTGttccaagagaagaaaaactccTTGGGGTGGAGGCCGTGACCCAGCGCTTTGGCCACTGTGATACAGGACCTGGGAGTCCCCTCAGTCCCTTCCCTGACCAGCAGGTTGGCCATCAGAAACACCAAACCCAAGGGAGCTGACAGAGCCCCCTGTGCCGGACTCCAcgtgctgtcagcagcagctggggcaaaACAGAAACAGCCCATTACACCTCCCCCTTCTTTGAGGCCACCTGAACACGGCAGTGCCTGAGAGACTGCAGGCTGTGGTCGTGGGTGACAGGAGGGCCACCACAGCATGAACAGGCAGGGGCATCCTcaccaggagctgtgctgtgagctCTACAACTGCCATTACCCAGTACTCCACCCTTCCATTCCCAGGCCATCGAAGAAGGGAACCTGGATTCCCTGGACCATTCTGATTTTCAGAGGACAGACATTCCCTGTGAAGTGCCACTTCCAGCCCATCAGCACGTGCCTGTGAGTGTCCCctgtcctctgcagctcctgagagcAGTGATGCTGCTTCAGGGCCCTCTCAGCAGCGATTGGGGTGAGGCTGGGATTGCAGAGACTGCCGGGGATGGAAACGGACCCAGAACTGCCACGTTCTGCCTGTCCCCCCACTGCAGGCAcgcacacacatgcacagacgTGTGGGCACACCTGTGCACACAAACACGCGTTGCACACACAGGTGCACATAcccatgcacacagacacacacaagtGCACatggctgtgcacacacacagacacacacacaggcgCACatggctgtgcacacacacacacaggtgcacatacccatgcacacagacacacacaggtgCACATACctgcgcacacacacacacacacaggtgcacatggctgtgcacacacagacacacacacaggtgcacatggctgtgcacacacacacaggtgcacatacccatgcacacagacacacatgaGTGCACATGGCTGTGCACTCACACACGGGTGCACatggctgtgcacacacacacactcacacagacacagacacactcTCTCATGCTCCCCAACATACACACTTCCACCACTGCCCCGTGCACACGTGTGTTGTGTGCACATCCTGCACACCCCTGTCCTGCtctcccctgtgctccctgctgctgcagcggGGCTGCAGCGGGGCAGCAGCGTCAGGAGTGCAGGGCTTGCAACGGCCTTTGCCCACAGGAGGAGCAGCGGGAGGAGGTGAGGGACTGGGTGCTCACCGTGTCCATGGACCAGCGGCTGGAGCAGGTGCTGCCGCAGGACGAGCGCAGCACCTTCGAGGCCTCCCTGGTGGCAGCGGGCACCGGGGTgcgctccctgccctgcctgctgacAGGTAAGCTCCAGGCCAGCTCCCTCGGGCAGGAGGGGACCCAGCGCCATGCAGGGAGTGGGAACgtgctgcagggcaggctgggaggACAGCGGGGCTGTGCTGTAAGGATGGGCAGACTGTGGCTGTGGGGAACCAGCTCTGCTGGATGGGATTGGGGCCCTTTTTCGCTCTGGGGGCGAGTGAGCGCTGGAGTGAGTTGCACAGAAGTTGTGCGATCACCATCTTTAGAGACAGTCAAAAGCTGCCTggacagctgggctggggtggccTGCCTGAGCTGTGAGTTGAACCatacagagcccagagcagttcTGACCTCAGCCACTCTGTGGTTCAGTGGTGCTcaggctggcccagctctgcctagGGACTCCAGGCTGGCCAGCACAGACAGTGGAGGATGGGCAGcacctggccctgctctgcagtgcaggaCTTAAAAAGGGTCAGAGAAGGGGGAGCAGGAGTGAGGCACCAGGAACAGGGCTCTGGCTCCTACGGTCAGAAGCTGGGTGCTGTCATTGGACCTACACGCTCGGGTGTCATTGCCCAGGGTCAGTTCAGCCCTAATCTTCATTTGGTCCCACCACTTTGAACACTCCTTCATTCTGGTCTCCTAgagacagcagcattcccagcacacGGTGGTGttggggcagccccagctgcagcacagggaaggggtGCACCAAGTGGGGGCTCAGCTTGTTCTGAATGTGTCACTTTGTCCCCAGGGTACCCAGTGCTAAGGAACAAGCTTGAGCTGAGGCCGGGCCGAGAAGTGAAGAGGGAAGTGTGGTACAAATTCATGAAGGCAGTCAAGGTGAGCCAGAACCCCACAGGCGGGGAGGCAGGCTGGGGTGGGGTTCAGCCCCTCGTGCTGACAATGCAGTGTCCTTGTGGGTGGGTCCTTGTCCCGGGACAGTTTGCTGCActctcctggcagagctgcttgACGGGCATTGACAGACCCAGCCCACGGGGTGCCCCCTTCCAGAGCCAAGGcatctctctctctgcagaCATCCCACAGCCCTGCGGGCCATGATGTGATCGAGTTCCTCCAACGGTGGTGTGGGGGACTCCCAAGCTTCTTATTCTAGTGAGCAGGACTGTGGCAGCTTTCAGGCCTGTTCCTCAGCACATTCCACATCCAATAAACCTGTTATCTGTTTAGTAAATCTGTAATCTCAGCgctgcagagctcctgtttgccaggggatgctgagcccagcagagctgcagctgctgggcacagggctgtAAACCCTGTACGTGTCTCAACCCCCACATCCGTGGGTGTTCACACTGAGGCCACGGCTCTGTCAACATCCCTGTGCTTGGGGAGTGGCAAACACAGAGAGGGGCTCAGAGTAGCTGCACTTCCTTCCCTTGGCAGGCCTTGCTCCCAACCAGCACTCACCTGGCAGAGCCACTCAGAACAGCCAGTGTAGAAAGGAAAAGTTTATTTATTCCAGAAAACCAGAGATCCACATGACAGGGACTCTTCCCTTCTGTTCCCTGACGTGtctgagcacaggcacagccagctgcCATGCCTGCAGTGGCACCAGGAATTGGGCCCCAGCACCTCTGCCCACCCCGTCACTGCTGACAGAAACCAAGGGAGCCTTCAGCAGGAAGGGCCTGGCAGcgagaggagaggctggagggcACCTGGGGcccacagcagggcctgtcccaggcggggtgtggggctgggggcgaggcaccccctgcagccccctcagGCACACGGACACTGCAGAAGGTGTGACTCCACCTCAGCCCCGGCCGTGCTGGATCACAGcactcctgcagcacctggagagAAGGGGCACGAGTCagtccaggctgtgctgcagggcccAGCACCACAGCGACTGCTCTGCCCATGTCCTGAGGAGGGGTGCTTtagggggctgctggggggatGGCCCCTCTCGATGGCTGAGCCTGCTCCCCCCATCCCAAGCACAGCCCACACTGTGCACTCACCCCTCCAGCTACGCAGGAGACTCAGCaagtcctgccaggagctgctgccgcTCACGGAGGGGCTTCTCCATTGCTGTGCTTGGCCTGGCCAgctagggaggaaaaaaaagaacaggaagTGGAGTGGCAAGGACATGTGATAGGCAGTGTTCTCACAAAAAAGTAACAAGCCTGGCTACCAGGGGGATGAAGGAAGAGGGTCCCTCTGCAACTCCCCATGACGGGGTGCTGCTCTGGCACTTAGGCTGGCTAGAAGAGGTTCCAACTCAGCATCCCCCCGCACTACTGCACACCCTCCTTGTTCCCGGCAGAACCCAGCAAGCGCCTTCCCAGTGCAGCACAAGGGCAGCAGGCACgggggacacagagggagaTGTGTCCAGCTCAGGGGTACCTGATCTTTGCCATAGCCGTGTGCACAGGGCCCGATGCCCCGGAAGACGAGAGCCACCAAACAGCTCCGGCCCGAGAGCACGGCTTCTGCGGccgccagcagcagggaggggatccAGAGCGCCAGGGCCGTGTCCTGCGGGCAGGGGGAGCATGGGCATGCACCAGGCTGGCTGAGAACACTCACCGAGCCTGTGTGGACAGCGGGGAAAgacggggaagagggagagaaggaagcaggAAGGAGAGTGAGAGTGAAAAGAAAGACGAGAGGAagcagagaggctgagggaggagtGGGGGTGTGCCGTGACCCTGCAGACTCACGTAGATGCGCGTGGTGTTGAAGGGACAGTCGTTGGTGGCAATGGCTGCGCGGGCGTCCAGCGGCAGCGCGGAGCTGTCGCAGCCCCGCACCAGGTGCGAGCCCCGGCCGTGCACCGTGAGCGCCACGGCCAGCGCCAGCCCCACGCTGCACGCCGTGGAcagcaggcagctcagcagagagacACTCAGCAGGGTCCAGTGCTGCAGGCGGC encodes the following:
- the KRTCAP3 gene encoding keratinocyte-associated protein 3, with amino-acid sequence MAGGRRGPGALAEPRRLMRSGLGLIVLGHGSLVLGAIVHGSVLRHVAGARRAVTPEYAAANVVSVCSGLLSIAAGIVAILVSHNLSRAALHWTLLSVSLLSCLLSTACSVGLALAVALTVHGRGSHLVRGCDSSALPLDARAAIATNDCPFNTTRIYDTALALWIPSLLLAAAEAVLSGRSCLVALVFRGIGPCAHGYGKDQLARPSTAMEKPLRERQQLLAGLAESPA